Part of the Candidatus Ancaeobacter aquaticus genome, TTTTGATCTTGTTATGGGATCAAAAGATATTCTTTCTCTTGGTGTCGGCGAACCAGATTTTGTCACCCCATGGAATATTAGAGAAAGCGCCATATACTCTATTGAAAAAGGATACACGTCTTACACATCAAATAAAGGTCACGAAGAGCTCAGAAAAGAACTATCCCATTTTCTAAAGAAAAAATATAATGCGGCCTACCATTATGATAACGAAATACTTATCACCGTCGGTGTCAGTGAGGGCCTTGACCTCTCCCTAAGAGCTATTATTAACCCGGGCGATAAAGTCCTCATACCGGAACCATGCTACGTATCATATGAGCCACTGGTAACTCTTGCGGGCGGCATCCCTGTTTTAGTGAGCACAAAAGAAAAAGATGGATTCAAAATACCACCTGAAACACTCAAAAAAGAGATAGAAAAAGGTATTAAAGCGGTTCTTTTCAACTATCCTTCTAATCCTACAGGAATGTCATATAGTGAGAAGGAAATACAAGAGATCGCTCGTATCATAGATAAGCACGATGCATACATCATTAGCGACGAAACATATGATGAACTAACATACGATTTTACTCACACATCATTATGCTCATTTCCA contains:
- a CDS encoding aminotransferase class I/II-fold pyridoxal phosphate-dependent enzyme yields the protein MNISDKAHNLKPSGIRAFFDLVMGSKDILSLGVGEPDFVTPWNIRESAIYSIEKGYTSYTSNKGHEELRKELSHFLKKKYNAAYHYDNEILITVGVSEGLDLSLRAIINPGDKVLIPEPCYVSYEPLVTLAGGIPVLVSTKEKDGFKIPPETLKKEIEKGIKAVLFNYPSNPTGMSYSEKEIQEIARIIDKHDAYIISDETYDELTYDFTHTSLCSFPRIKEKLIYLNGFSKTYAMTGWRVGYVCGSEDIVNAMTKIHQYTIMCVNTPSQLAAITALKHSQNDVSYMKKEYDMRRHYVVKRLNEIGLKCHMPDGAFYAFPSIKKTGMSSMEFCKKLLKKEKVAVVPGNAFGDSGEGNIRISYASSIERLKEALNRIEQFLMRL